TTATCAATTTTTGAAACCTTAAAACTGCTTGAATTTAAATGGTTAAGTGGAATTTCATACAACCATTGATAGAAATGACTCTTCCCTTCAGCGGATAATCTTATATCCTCAATGTATAATTTATTTTTTATAGTGTCCACTCTAAATGAATACTTTTTCTCTGTATTGAATTCTGGTGCATTTACTTCTATTGTGTTTGGCATGTCATCTAAAGAATAAAATGCAGACTGAGCACATCCATACTCTAAATTAAAGAGTAACAGTACATTCAAAAGTGTCGAAAAAAATTTCATGATAATTATTTTATATAACTAGTTATAATCATAATACAAAAAATATTCTATCAAATATAAGTTCAATGTAAATTTTTAAATTACATTATCCAATAGTTATATTCAAATACTTTCTGTTTTTAATATCCTTAACATTATCTATGGATATTTAAAACCTAAATCATTATGCCTTACTTTTTTTAATTTCTTCTTTAATTTCTTTTGAAAAGAGGATACTATCTTTTTGTAGTTAAGGTCATTGGCCAAGTTTGTAAATTGCTGAGGGTCTTTGACCATATCAAATAATTCAATACCTGCAGAAGCATCTTCGTTGTATTGAATATAAGCCCATTTTTCTGTTCTTAACAAAAAAGACTTCCCTCCTTGTGATACACTAAAGGCTTCTTGTCTAACTTGAAATTCAGCATTATCTATAGTTTTAACCAAACTCTTACCCTGTAAATGCTTTGAGGTTTTTAGACCTGCCAATTCAGAAATTGTAGGATATAAATCCAACAACTCTACAAATGAATTACAAACTTTCGGATCTTTACCTGGAACTTTTACAATCAAAGGAACCCGAACAGATTCTTCATGCAAACTCACTTTCATCCAAAAATTATGCTCTCCTAAATGAAATCCATGATCTGAAGTAAAAATAACTATGGTATTATCCTCTAATCCCTCATTTTTTAAAGTTTCAAGCACTTTACCCACTTGAGTATCCATATATGATACCGAGGCATAATATGCAGCCACTGCTTTTTTCTCTTGCTCTAAAGACATTTGTCCATTAACGCTTGTAACATAATTGATACCTCTTTTAGGAATATCATCCCAATCACCTTTTACTTTTTCAGGCATTATGATTTCTTCATGTGGATAGGGTTCAAAATATGCTTTTGGAGCTACAAAAGGCACATGAGGTCTCACAAAACCTAGAGCCAAAAAGAAAGGTTCGTTTTTATGTTTCTTGATTAATTCTATGGCTTTTTGAGCTGTTTTTCCATCAGAATGGACTAAGTCATCACCTTCAGCCTTAACAATGGTCATCACATTACCTCCTTTTCTTTCTATTTTACCATCAGGATTTCCTTGGACTAATTCCGCTTCGCCGATGGCTTTCCATTCAGGCCCTTGACTATTAAAACGCTCCGTCCAAGATGCTTCATCATCTTGACCATTAGATCCTGTTTCAATATCAATAGGAACTCCCATATGGAAAATCTTACTTACTCTTGCCGTGTAGTATCCGTTATCTTTGAACAATTGTGTCATTGTTTTTCTATCGGAACCAATATTTTCTCGCCCACTAACATAACCGAAAGTCTTGGTAGCATTAGGATAATACCCAGACATAAACGAAGCTCTTGAGGGGCCACATACAGGGTATTGAGAATATGCTTTTGTATACCGAACTCCTTCTGAAGCTAATTTATCAATATTTGGCGTTTTACTAGCCTTATTTTCATAAGATGAAACTGCGGTTGCCGTTAAATCATCAGCTATAATGAATAAGATATTTGGCTTTTTCTGTTGAGAAATGGAACTTAAACTCCAACATAAAATGGAGATAAAAATAAATTGCTTCATAGTTAGTTAATTATAATTGCAAGTTAAAACTATATAATTAAAGTCCTATTCTACTAATTTATGACCTATTTTAACTCCAAAAAATTCTTCAATAACAACTCCCCAGCACTGCTACTCTTTTCTGGATGAAATTGTACCCCATAAAAATTATCCTTTTTTAAAGCCGAAGAATAGTCCATTTCATAATTAGTGACGGCAATGGTTTCAGCACAAATTGGTGCATAAAAACTATGTACCAAGTACATATATTCTTGCTCTCTTATCCCTTTAAACAAAGTAGATTTTAAATCTGTAAGTGTATTCCAACCAATTTGGGGTACTTTTACGTTGTTACTAAATTTGACAACATTTACATCAAAAATACCCAATCCTTTTGTATTGCCTTCTTCACTGTAGTTGCACATCAATTGCATTCCTAAACAAATACCTAAAACGGGTTGTTTTAATTGTGGAATAAGGGTATCCAACCCAGTGGATCTTAACTTTTCCATGGCACTACTCGCCTCTCCTACACCAGGAAAAATAACTTTATCGGCGGATTGAATGGTCTCCACATCATGACTTAGAATGGCTTCGTATCCCAATCTTTGAATAGCAAATTTGATGCTTTGAATGTTTCCGGCTCCGTAGTCGATGATGACTATCTTCATAGTATAAATATTATTATAAGATTTAAATAAATAATCCCTCCACTTTTTTCCAAACCTGAAGTGTATTGCTTGACAAATATAAGCTTACAGGTTAACAATGGAGCTTTCTCTATTTACAACATTCCTTTTGTGCTTGGTAGTATCATTTTATCAGCATCACGTTTTACAGAAGCTTTAATAGCTTTAGCAAAAGCTTTAAAAATTGCCTCAATTTTATGATGTTCATTTTCACCTTCAACTTTTACATTTAAGTTCGCTTTAGCACCATCTGTAAAAGATTTAAAGAAATGATAAAACATCTCTGTAGGCATTTTTCCAATCATTTCGCGTTTAAAATCAGCATCCCAAACCAACCAATTTCTGCCTCCAAAATCAATACTAACTTGAGCTAAACAATCGTCCATAGGTAAAGAAAAACCATAACGTTCTATACCTAGTTTATTACCTAATGCCTCACTAAAAACTTCTCCTAGAGCAATGGCCGTATCTTCAATAGTATGATGTTCATCAACTTCTAAATCGCCTTTAACACTAATTTCTAAGTCCATTTGTCCGTGACGTGAAATTTGGTCTAACATATGGTCAAAAAAAGCAATTCCAGTATCAATTTTACTTTTTCCGGTACCATCAAGGTTCAATTTGATGCTAATATCCGTTTCATTCGTTTTTCTTTGAATCTCTGCCGTCCTATTATCTAATTTCAAAAACTCATAAATGCGTTGCCAATCATTCGTTTCTAACGCAATGAACTCATCTAATTCATCACGCTTAACCGTAATCTCATCTGTTCCTAAATGTGTATTATCATTTATAAAAAAACCTTTTGACCCTAAATTTTTAGCCAACTCGATATCTGTTAAACGATCTCCAATAACAAATGAATTTTTTAAATCATATTCCTCTGAAAAATACTTTGTCAATAAGCCTGTATTTGGCTTTCTTGTCGGTGCATTATCTTTAGCATACGTTTTATCAATTACTATTTCGTTAAATACAACACCTTCATTTTTAAAAACATCGACAATAAAATTATGAACGGGCCAAAATGTATCTTCTGGAAAACTCTCCGTTCCCAATCCATCTTGGTTGGTTATCATAACCAATTCGTAATCTAATTCATTGGCTATTTTTGGTAAATAGGCTAATGCCTTTGGATAAAATGTTAATTTTTCAAAACTATCAATTTGCTCATCAGTAGTCTCTCTAATAATTGTTCCGTCTCTATCAATGAAAAGAACTTTCTTCATAATTATATTTCTTTTAATGCTTTTATCAATTTTTCATTTTCTTGTTCTGTACCAATTGTAAATCGTAAACAATTTTCACATAATGGTTGACTTGATCTATTTCTAACTACAATTCCCTTTTCTAATAATTGTGCATACCTTTTATCCGCATTATCTACTTTCACTAACACAAAATTACTATCTGTGGGATAAATAGTATCAACATATTTCACTTCAAGTAACTCTTCAAGTAACTTATTCTTTCCGGCTGTAATTATGTTAATTTCATTTTCAATAACAATAACATCTTCCAACCTTTCAATTGCTCGCTGCTGCGTTAATTCATTAACATTATATGGTGGTTTAATTTTGTTTACTACTGCGATAATTTCTGAAGAAGCATAACAAATTCCCAGTCGTATTCCTGCCATACCATACGCCTTAGATAGTGTTTGTGTAACTATTAAATTTGGATAATTCTGAAGTTTATTCAACCAACTATCTCCTGATGAAAAATCGAC
The nucleotide sequence above comes from Aureibaculum algae. Encoded proteins:
- the hisB gene encoding bifunctional histidinol-phosphatase/imidazoleglycerol-phosphate dehydratase HisB, coding for MKKVLFIDRDGTIIRETTDEQIDSFEKLTFYPKALAYLPKIANELDYELVMITNQDGLGTESFPEDTFWPVHNFIVDVFKNEGVVFNEIVIDKTYAKDNAPTRKPNTGLLTKYFSEEYDLKNSFVIGDRLTDIELAKNLGSKGFFINDNTHLGTDEITVKRDELDEFIALETNDWQRIYEFLKLDNRTAEIQRKTNETDISIKLNLDGTGKSKIDTGIAFFDHMLDQISRHGQMDLEISVKGDLEVDEHHTIEDTAIALGEVFSEALGNKLGIERYGFSLPMDDCLAQVSIDFGGRNWLVWDADFKREMIGKMPTEMFYHFFKSFTDGAKANLNVKVEGENEHHKIEAIFKAFAKAIKASVKRDADKMILPSTKGML
- a CDS encoding sulfatase, which encodes MKQFIFISILCWSLSSISQQKKPNILFIIADDLTATAVSSYENKASKTPNIDKLASEGVRYTKAYSQYPVCGPSRASFMSGYYPNATKTFGYVSGRENIGSDRKTMTQLFKDNGYYTARVSKIFHMGVPIDIETGSNGQDDEASWTERFNSQGPEWKAIGEAELVQGNPDGKIERKGGNVMTIVKAEGDDLVHSDGKTAQKAIELIKKHKNEPFFLALGFVRPHVPFVAPKAYFEPYPHEEIIMPEKVKGDWDDIPKRGINYVTSVNGQMSLEQEKKAVAAYYASVSYMDTQVGKVLETLKNEGLEDNTIVIFTSDHGFHLGEHNFWMKVSLHEESVRVPLIVKVPGKDPKVCNSFVELLDLYPTISELAGLKTSKHLQGKSLVKTIDNAEFQVRQEAFSVSQGGKSFLLRTEKWAYIQYNEDASAGIELFDMVKDPQQFTNLANDLNYKKIVSSFQKKLKKKLKKVRHNDLGFKYP
- the hisH gene encoding imidazole glycerol phosphate synthase subunit HisH, whose amino-acid sequence is MKIVIIDYGAGNIQSIKFAIQRLGYEAILSHDVETIQSADKVIFPGVGEASSAMEKLRSTGLDTLIPQLKQPVLGICLGMQLMCNYSEEGNTKGLGIFDVNVVKFSNNVKVPQIGWNTLTDLKSTLFKGIREQEYMYLVHSFYAPICAETIAVTNYEMDYSSALKKDNFYGVQFHPEKSSSAGELLLKNFLELK